Proteins from a genomic interval of Sulfurimonas sp.:
- a CDS encoding class I SAM-dependent DNA methyltransferase, translating to MNQAVHNKLVSFIWSIADDCLRDVYVRGKYRDVILPMVVLRRLDALLEPTKEAVLEELRFQKEEAGFTEFDEMGLQDASGYVFHNTSKWTLQKLFDTATNSSQMLEANFTEYLNGFSKNVQEIIEKFKLKSQIKHMASKDVLLNVLEKFTSSYINLTDKEALDPEGKKLPPLTNLGMGYVFEELIRKFNEDNNEEAGEHFTPREVIDLMTHIVFDPIKDSLPPVMTIYDPACGSGGMLTESQNFIKDEDGEIRASGDVILYGKEINDETYAICKSDMMIKGNNPENIKNGSTLSVDDFAGIKFDFMLSNPPYGKSWASEQKYIKDGKDVIDTRFIVNLADYWGNKSAVDATPRSSDGQLLFLMEMVGKMKPTSSNGIGSRIASVHNGSSLFTGDAGGGESNIRRYIIENDLLDAIIQLPNNLFYNTGITTYIWLLSNNKADNRKGKVQLIDANDLYSKLRKNLGDKNCELEPKHISKIMEIYQKFETCHDEIDGKKISSKIFDNSDFGYYKVNIERPKRLKAQFRDDLIETLKYDKTLQEAMIWCSHVYKEECNNDLSKHKKAIEEHLDKNDIELNAKQLKSLLSKELWKKHKTLLDSAKLLQEKIGTDEYDDFNIFKEIVEKVLKEQKISLGASEKNMILNAVSWYDETAQKVIKKISKISGDRLDKLCDYLGCKENELCDFGYYPTGKKDEFTEYESDTDLRDSENIPLKDNIYEYFLKEVKPHVEEAWINLDSTKIGYEISFNKYFYTHKPLRSLEEVAKDILELENASDGLIKEILGL from the coding sequence ATGAATCAAGCCGTGCACAACAAATTGGTAAGTTTTATATGGTCAATCGCAGATGATTGTTTGCGAGATGTGTATGTGCGAGGCAAATATAGAGATGTAATTTTACCTATGGTAGTTTTACGAAGACTTGATGCACTACTTGAACCTACAAAAGAAGCAGTGCTAGAAGAGCTTAGATTTCAAAAAGAGGAAGCTGGTTTTACAGAATTTGATGAGATGGGATTACAAGATGCAAGTGGTTATGTATTTCATAATACTAGCAAATGGACTTTACAAAAGCTATTTGATACCGCTACAAACTCATCTCAAATGCTTGAAGCAAACTTTACAGAATACCTAAATGGCTTTAGCAAAAATGTACAAGAGATTATCGAAAAATTCAAATTAAAATCTCAAATCAAACACATGGCTTCTAAAGATGTACTGCTTAATGTACTTGAAAAATTCACAAGTTCATATATCAACCTAACAGACAAAGAAGCCCTTGATCCCGAGGGTAAAAAACTTCCTCCTCTTACAAATCTTGGAATGGGATATGTATTTGAAGAGCTTATTAGAAAATTTAATGAAGACAACAATGAAGAAGCGGGAGAACACTTCACCCCACGAGAAGTAATCGACCTTATGACTCATATCGTATTTGACCCAATCAAAGACAGTTTACCGCCTGTTATGACCATCTATGACCCAGCTTGTGGAAGTGGCGGAATGCTTACGGAATCTCAAAATTTTATCAAAGATGAGGATGGGGAGATAAGAGCTTCTGGGGATGTCATCTTATACGGCAAAGAGATAAATGATGAAACTTACGCCATTTGTAAATCGGATATGATGATAAAAGGAAACAATCCTGAGAATATAAAAAATGGCTCAACTCTTAGTGTTGATGATTTTGCAGGAATCAAATTTGACTTTATGCTTTCAAATCCTCCTTATGGTAAATCATGGGCAAGTGAACAAAAATATATCAAAGATGGAAAAGATGTAATTGACACTAGATTTATAGTAAATCTTGCTGATTACTGGGGAAATAAAAGTGCCGTTGATGCAACTCCAAGAAGCAGTGATGGACAGCTTCTATTTTTGATGGAGATGGTTGGGAAAATGAAACCAACATCTTCAAATGGCATAGGAAGTAGAATAGCTTCAGTTCACAATGGTAGTTCACTTTTTACGGGTGATGCAGGCGGTGGAGAGAGTAACATAAGAAGATATATCATAGAAAATGATCTCTTAGATGCCATCATCCAACTACCAAATAACCTTTTTTATAATACTGGAATTACTACTTATATTTGGCTACTTTCAAACAACAAAGCAGACAACAGAAAAGGCAAAGTACAACTCATAGATGCAAATGATTTATACTCAAAGCTAAGAAAAAATCTAGGGGATAAAAACTGCGAATTAGAGCCTAAACATATCTCAAAAATTATGGAAATATACCAAAAATTTGAAACTTGTCATGATGAAATCGATGGCAAAAAAATCTCTTCTAAAATCTTTGACAATAGTGACTTTGGATACTACAAAGTAAATATTGAGAGACCAAAAAGACTGAAAGCACAATTTAGAGATGATTTAATAGAAACACTAAAATATGATAAAACTCTCCAAGAGGCTATGATATGGTGTTCTCATGTGTATAAAGAAGAGTGTAACAATGACTTATCAAAACATAAAAAAGCCATAGAAGAACACTTAGATAAAAACGATATAGAACTAAATGCAAAACAACTAAAATCTCTACTTTCAAAAGAGTTGTGGAAAAAGCATAAAACACTTTTAGATTCTGCAAAACTACTACAAGAAAAAATCGGAACAGATGAATATGATGATTTTAATATCTTCAAAGAGATAGTAGAAAAAGTACTCAAAGAGCAAAAAATAAGTTTAGGTGCAAGTGAAAAGAACATGATACTAAACGCAGTATCGTGGTACGATGAAACTGCACAAAAGGTTATCAAAAAAATATCAAAAATAAGCGGTGATAGACTAGATAAACTTTGTGATTATCTAGGATGTAAAGAAAATGAACTTTGTGATTTTGGATATTATCCAACGGGTAAAAAAGATGAATTTACAGAGTATGAAAGCGATACAGATTTAAGAGATAGTGAAAACATACCTTTAAAAGATAATATTTATGAGTACTTCTTAAAAGAGGTAAAACCACATGTAGAAGAAGCTTGGATAAATCTTGACAGCACAAAAATAGGATATGAAATAAGCTTTAACAAATACTTTTATACTCATAAGCCACTCCGAAGTTTAGAAGAGGTAGCAAAAGACATACTAGAACTTGAAAATGCAAGTGATGGACTTATCAAAGAGATTTTGGGATTGTAA
- the murF gene encoding UDP-N-acetylmuramoyl-tripeptide--D-alanyl-D-alanine ligase has translation MPNYEIAIAFITNLLFVAVLGWYLITNLQWYDYKISRVVLKHHKPHWHLVYFLIPFVAYYTTGKFFSIFFFFAVLPAMFFWHKNLDKKLVLTWRVKRFLILLISLVFFQDVLCTLKSACETYGVFMPLALAYAGSLAIEKFLFISFKKEAKNKLRSMDKLQIIAITGSYGKTSIKNFVAEILSKKYKVYATPRSVNTIGGIIRDVNESLPSDTQIYVCEAGARESGDIYEITTFLEPQTVVVGKVGLAHIEYFKSLQNIIATKLEIMQSPRLERAFIHTSVTNEPHPKVTFFGNEIQNVDARLDGTDFELKIEENILSLHTNVLGSFQTMNISVAAQIAKRFGLSDEEIQSAVSKLTPVDHRLQMIKAGGKLILDDGYNGNIDGMLEAVRLCSLHNGRKVIVTPGLVESSDELNLKLIEAINSVFDIVIVTGALNAELFDKNLKVKNKIMLSDKSKIQEVLISQTKAGDIILFANDAPNFI, from the coding sequence ATGCCAAATTATGAGATAGCTATAGCATTTATCACAAATCTACTTTTTGTGGCTGTTTTGGGGTGGTATCTCATTACAAATCTTCAGTGGTACGACTATAAAATCTCTCGTGTGGTTCTTAAACATCATAAACCGCACTGGCATCTTGTCTACTTCTTGATTCCGTTTGTTGCCTACTATACGACAGGTAAATTTTTTAGCATATTTTTCTTTTTTGCAGTTTTGCCTGCAATGTTTTTTTGGCATAAAAATCTCGATAAGAAGCTGGTTTTGACATGGAGAGTGAAGAGATTTTTGATTCTTCTAATCTCCTTGGTATTTTTTCAAGATGTTCTTTGTACTCTAAAGTCTGCGTGTGAAACATACGGTGTTTTTATGCCTTTGGCACTTGCTTACGCGGGAAGTTTGGCAATTGAGAAGTTTTTATTTATTTCGTTTAAAAAAGAGGCGAAAAATAAGCTTAGAAGTATGGATAAGCTGCAAATTATAGCAATTACGGGAAGTTACGGCAAAACAAGCATCAAAAACTTTGTTGCAGAAATTTTGTCAAAAAAGTACAAAGTTTATGCGACTCCCAGAAGCGTAAATACCATCGGCGGAATTATTAGAGATGTAAACGAGTCGCTGCCGAGCGATACCCAGATTTATGTTTGTGAAGCAGGGGCTAGAGAGAGCGGAGATATCTATGAGATAACAACTTTCTTGGAACCTCAAACGGTGGTGGTCGGAAAAGTAGGGCTTGCACATATAGAGTACTTTAAGAGCTTGCAAAATATCATAGCGACAAAACTGGAGATTATGCAATCCCCGAGGCTTGAGCGCGCTTTTATACATACTTCCGTCACAAATGAGCCGCATCCGAAAGTTACATTTTTCGGCAATGAGATACAAAATGTAGATGCACGGTTAGACGGAACCGATTTTGAGTTAAAAATAGAGGAAAATATTCTCTCTCTTCATACGAATGTCTTAGGCTCTTTTCAAACTATGAATATCTCCGTTGCCGCTCAAATAGCAAAAAGATTTGGCTTAAGCGATGAAGAGATACAAAGCGCGGTAAGCAAACTAACTCCGGTTGACCATAGACTTCAAATGATAAAAGCCGGCGGAAAACTTATCCTTGATGACGGATATAACGGAAATATAGACGGTATGCTAGAAGCCGTGCGACTCTGTTCACTGCATAACGGCAGAAAAGTTATAGTAACGCCGGGACTGGTTGAGAGCAGTGATGAGTTGAATTTGAAACTTATTGAAGCCATAAACAGTGTCTTTGATATCGTAATAGTTACGGGTGCGCTAAATGCAGAGCTGTTTGATAAAAATCTAAAAGTGAAAAACAAAATCATGCTAAGCGACAAATCAAAAATCCAAGAGGTTCTGATATCGCAAACAAAAGCAGGCGATATCATACTTTTTGCTAATGATGCGCCGAATTTTATATAA
- a CDS encoding D-alanine--D-alanine ligase: MKLTILFGGASFEHEISIVSAITLKQKLSGFELSFIFCDQDHTFYLIEPSKMKAVTFSKGEHKKMAKLSLSHGAFVQKGLFSSVEHGGVFLNLIHGADGEDGTIAALLDFFSIKYIGPRIDASVFSYDKRYTKWLCDARGIKSLKYEELSLKEHNNIKTPYPVIVKPSRLGSSIGVSIVKEEGELDYALDSAFEFDSSVIVEPFINGVKEYNLAGFSADGKFYFSIVEEPHKEEFLDFEKKYMDFSRSEQVLKAEVSKELETKLRVNFEKVYKDLFEGALIRCDFFVIEGEVYLNEINPIPGSMANYLFEDFKGSIELLSNSLPHAKRARVNYDYIHSISKAKGK, encoded by the coding sequence TTGAAATTAACTATTTTATTCGGCGGAGCTAGTTTTGAACATGAAATTAGCATAGTAAGTGCAATTACTCTTAAACAGAAGTTATCAGGTTTTGAGTTGAGTTTTATATTTTGTGATCAAGATCATACATTTTATCTGATAGAGCCTTCAAAAATGAAAGCAGTAACCTTTTCAAAAGGCGAGCATAAAAAAATGGCTAAGCTCTCTCTTTCACATGGGGCTTTCGTGCAAAAAGGGCTGTTTAGTTCCGTAGAACACGGCGGCGTGTTTTTAAATCTTATCCACGGAGCAGACGGAGAAGACGGCACTATTGCAGCGCTTTTGGACTTTTTCTCTATCAAATATATCGGTCCAAGGATTGATGCCAGCGTGTTTTCGTATGATAAAAGATACACAAAATGGCTTTGCGATGCAAGAGGCATAAAGAGTCTAAAATATGAAGAGTTAAGCTTAAAAGAGCATAACAATATAAAAACTCCGTATCCGGTTATCGTAAAACCTTCAAGACTCGGAAGTTCTATAGGAGTGAGCATAGTAAAAGAAGAGGGCGAACTTGATTATGCGCTTGACAGTGCGTTTGAGTTTGACAGCAGCGTTATAGTAGAGCCGTTTATAAATGGTGTCAAAGAGTACAATTTGGCAGGTTTTAGCGCAGACGGAAAATTTTACTTCTCTATCGTTGAAGAGCCTCATAAGGAAGAATTTTTAGATTTTGAAAAAAAATATATGGACTTTTCAAGAAGCGAACAGGTTTTAAAAGCCGAAGTAAGCAAAGAGTTAGAAACTAAACTAAGAGTAAATTTTGAAAAAGTTTATAAAGATCTGTTTGAGGGCGCGCTTATAAGATGTGATTTCTTTGTAATTGAGGGCGAAGTCTATCTTAACGAGATAAATCCTATCCCCGGATCTATGGCTAACTATCTTTTTGAAGATTTCAAAGGCTCCATAGAGTTACTCTCAAATTCGCTTCCACACGCAAAAAGAGCAAGAGTAAATTATGACTATATCCATTCAATCTCCAAAGCAAAAGGTAAATAA
- the fic gene encoding protein adenylyltransferase Fic, whose protein sequence is MDLSKRFWDCKMKNIDKKSLENAYRLFENKDIEKIEIGTTKGLQEIHKYLFYKLYDFAGELREVNISKGGFRFANTLYLKEILVKIEQMSESSFEEIIAKYVEMNIAHPFMEGNGRTMRIWLDMMLKTRLKKVVNWQNVAKELYLQAMERSPINDLELRTLLSANLTDEIDNREVIFKGIEQSYYYEGYQKDE, encoded by the coding sequence ATGGACTTATCAAAGAGATTTTGGGATTGTAAAATGAAAAACATCGATAAAAAAAGTCTTGAAAATGCTTATAGATTATTTGAAAACAAAGATATAGAAAAAATAGAAATCGGTACAACAAAGGGACTTCAAGAGATTCACAAATATCTTTTTTACAAGCTTTATGATTTTGCTGGAGAGCTAAGAGAGGTCAACATCTCAAAAGGTGGTTTTAGGTTTGCAAATACCCTTTACCTAAAAGAGATTTTGGTCAAAATAGAACAAATGAGTGAAAGCAGCTTTGAAGAGATAATTGCCAAATATGTAGAGATGAATATCGCTCATCCGTTTATGGAGGGCAACGGCAGAACTATGCGAATATGGCTAGATATGATGTTAAAAACAAGACTAAAAAAAGTGGTCAATTGGCAAAATGTAGCCAAAGAACTCTATCTTCAAGCCATGGAACGAAGTCCTATAAATGATTTGGAACTACGAACCCTACTATCCGCAAATCTCACAGACGAGATAGATAACAGAGAGGTTATTTTTAAAGGGATAGAGCAGTCATACTACTATGAGGGGTATCAAAAAGATGAGTAA
- the ruvA gene encoding Holliday junction branch migration protein RuvA produces the protein MIVGLRGKILYKEPSFVHVDVNGVVYEVFISLQSFSALGNDEVKLFTTHIIREDAQLLYGFLEMSEKKLFERLIKINGVGPKVAMAICSTYTPAQFGVVINNKDINGVKKVPGIGPKNAGRILVELSGFDVELVSSQNEPLNQAFNQASEALESLGFKKEKILKVLSECNSNDTASLVKEALRLLKTI, from the coding sequence TTGATAGTAGGTTTAAGAGGAAAGATTTTATACAAAGAGCCGTCTTTTGTGCATGTGGATGTAAACGGCGTAGTTTACGAAGTTTTTATATCTTTGCAGAGCTTTTCTGCTCTAGGAAATGATGAGGTTAAACTTTTTACGACACATATAATCAGAGAAGATGCCCAGTTGCTTTACGGGTTTTTAGAGATGAGCGAAAAAAAACTCTTTGAGAGGCTCATAAAAATAAACGGCGTAGGTCCGAAAGTTGCAATGGCAATCTGCTCTACATATACGCCTGCACAGTTTGGAGTCGTAATAAATAATAAAGACATAAACGGCGTAAAAAAAGTTCCGGGAATCGGTCCTAAAAATGCAGGAAGAATTTTAGTCGAGTTAAGCGGTTTTGATGTCGAGCTTGTTTCATCGCAAAATGAACCGTTAAATCAAGCTTTTAACCAAGCGAGCGAAGCGTTAGAGTCTTTAGGATTTAAAAAAGAGAAGATATTAAAAGTATTAAGCGAATGTAACTCTAACGACACCGCTTCTCTCGTAAAAGAAGCTCTTAGGCTTTTAAAAACAATTTAA
- a CDS encoding alpha/beta hydrolase has protein sequence MAIKSIQYNQHTLDISYEILNPQAKVDLIILHGWGSNKNLMKQFFSPYMDSFRHIYIDLPGFGSSTCNLALTTKDYARVVELLMIHLNASKDIILGHSFGGKIALLLEPEVLVLVASAGIYIPKPFKVRAKIALFKFLKIFGLAKFREFFVANDAKKLSEPMYQTFKNVVDEDFSKEFSHYKGKALLCWGRDDTATPISSANKIDKLIKDSKLIVYEGDHYFFMNHAKDISDNIEKTFLKTLEHK, from the coding sequence ATGGCTATAAAGTCGATCCAATACAATCAACATACTTTAGATATAAGCTACGAGATTTTAAATCCGCAGGCTAAAGTTGATTTGATAATTTTGCATGGATGGGGCAGCAATAAAAATTTGATGAAACAATTTTTTTCGCCTTATATGGACAGTTTTCGTCATATTTACATAGATTTGCCGGGGTTTGGAAGCTCTACTTGCAATCTGGCACTCACCACAAAGGATTACGCAAGAGTAGTAGAACTTCTTATGATTCATTTAAACGCCTCTAAAGATATAATACTAGGACACTCCTTTGGCGGAAAGATTGCACTTCTTCTTGAGCCTGAAGTACTCGTTTTGGTTGCAAGCGCAGGGATTTATATTCCTAAACCGTTTAAAGTAAGGGCTAAAATAGCACTTTTTAAATTTTTAAAAATATTTGGGTTGGCTAAATTTAGAGAGTTTTTTGTAGCAAATGATGCAAAAAAATTGAGCGAACCGATGTATCAAACTTTTAAAAATGTCGTAGATGAGGATTTTTCTAAAGAATTTTCTCATTACAAAGGAAAAGCTCTTTTGTGCTGGGGAAGAGATGATACGGCTACGCCGATAAGCAGTGCAAACAAGATAGACAAGCTTATCAAAGATTCTAAACTTATAGTATATGAGGGCGATCACTACTTTTTTATGAATCACGCTAAAGATATATCGGATAATATAGAAAAAACATTTTTAAAAACACTGGAGCATAAATAA
- a CDS encoding flagellar assembly protein A, translating to MGLFDSNSKKEQVPKKIRPTVVKTQNVAKEIADIAKKNNVNPNTLDFDILEILTYTRINRDRSESDWEEVSAAEVHQLDDATAILNQSFQIKQMYEIEIYTKENKDVFKNFYAAIGANATKCKVYLSIKAGSELVGNPRFEEDLLNYINKSKIKAGILVNIFDEMVKEVVSKISAQAKVDGNIKYDKNQTILIADAYEPTPTINDEFVIHYDKNSSSISESDRVDYSKRGFINSVLEGDTLMEYIKPKKGKPGRNCRGEFLEPLEPQTRNVPNFSVDDTIEVVDNKDNIIYRAKTNGYISLEANVYKIKSEMDVGEVTFKTTGSISTGLDSDVSLSVKENDYQKDAIGTGMEIEVSEIEIKGSVGPNAKISAKKATVEGQTHKTSQIRANDLTINVHKGLAVGDNIKITRLELGVVEGKKVEIAQALGGNIRAKDIEIGLCASHVKATASRLIEIKKLQGSENIFTIDPLVQKDKKEGLNENQNEINELRVSVEEIKKEIDRYKKLVQDNQTAFNEVKQRLIHYKKNGIQMPASFVAKYKQFYKTQEHLENITNEYNVKNDKLLLLTTKTASFQDNIVDARIINRDKWIGHNEIIFKLIKPPIQLVYKPREGSPDKMFAVVEVEEGVFEIQAVRD from the coding sequence ATGGGGTTATTTGATTCAAATAGCAAAAAAGAACAAGTACCGAAAAAAATTCGTCCTACCGTTGTTAAGACACAAAATGTTGCTAAAGAGATAGCCGATATAGCAAAAAAAAATAATGTAAACCCAAATACCTTAGATTTTGATATATTAGAAATTTTGACATACACAAGAATAAACAGAGATAGAAGTGAATCTGACTGGGAAGAGGTAAGTGCAGCCGAAGTACATCAACTAGATGACGCCACGGCAATACTCAATCAAAGTTTTCAAATAAAACAGATGTATGAAATAGAGATATATACAAAAGAAAATAAAGATGTATTTAAAAATTTTTATGCAGCCATCGGAGCAAATGCCACAAAATGTAAAGTATATTTGAGTATAAAAGCGGGTTCTGAGCTTGTCGGTAATCCAAGATTTGAGGAAGATCTTTTAAATTATATAAATAAAAGCAAGATAAAAGCCGGTATTTTGGTAAATATTTTTGATGAAATGGTTAAAGAAGTTGTTTCAAAGATTTCTGCACAAGCAAAAGTCGACGGAAATATAAAGTATGATAAAAATCAAACAATACTTATAGCCGATGCCTATGAACCGACTCCTACTATAAATGATGAATTTGTAATTCACTATGATAAAAACAGTAGTTCAATAAGCGAGAGTGATCGTGTTGATTACTCTAAAAGAGGTTTCATAAACAGTGTTTTAGAGGGTGATACTTTAATGGAGTATATAAAACCCAAAAAGGGCAAACCCGGTAGAAACTGTCGCGGCGAATTCTTAGAACCTTTAGAGCCGCAAACAAGAAATGTACCGAATTTTAGCGTTGATGATACGATAGAAGTCGTTGATAACAAAGACAATATTATATATCGTGCAAAAACGAACGGTTATATAAGCTTGGAAGCAAATGTCTATAAAATAAAATCAGAAATGGATGTCGGAGAGGTAACTTTTAAAACAACGGGATCTATTTCAACGGGATTGGATTCAGATGTCTCTTTGAGTGTAAAAGAGAATGATTATCAAAAAGATGCAATCGGAACCGGTATGGAGATTGAAGTCAGCGAAATCGAAATAAAAGGAAGTGTTGGACCAAATGCTAAAATATCTGCAAAAAAAGCTACGGTAGAAGGACAAACCCATAAAACTTCTCAAATAAGAGCAAATGATTTGACTATAAATGTACATAAAGGTTTAGCAGTCGGGGATAACATTAAAATCACAAGACTAGAACTTGGAGTCGTTGAGGGAAAAAAAGTAGAAATTGCTCAAGCACTCGGCGGAAATATTAGAGCTAAAGATATAGAGATAGGATTGTGCGCTTCACATGTCAAAGCTACGGCTTCAAGATTGATTGAAATTAAAAAGCTTCAGGGAAGTGAAAATATTTTTACGATTGATCCGCTAGTGCAAAAAGATAAAAAAGAGGGGCTTAATGAAAATCAAAATGAGATAAATGAGCTTCGAGTTAGTGTTGAAGAGATAAAAAAAGAGATAGACAGATATAAAAAGTTAGTTCAAGATAATCAGACTGCTTTTAATGAAGTAAAACAGAGATTGATACATTATAAAAAAAACGGTATACAGATGCCCGCATCTTTTGTTGCTAAATATAAGCAATTTTACAAAACACAAGAGCATTTAGAAAACATAACAAATGAGTATAATGTCAAAAATGATAAACTTCTTCTTTTAACAACCAAAACGGCATCTTTTCAAGATAATATTGTAGATGCAAGAATTATAAACAGAGATAAATGGATTGGGCATAATGAAATTATTTTTAAGTTAATTAAGCCGCCTATTCAGCTTGTATACAAGCCAAGAGAAGGGTCGCCTGATAAAATGTTTGCCGTTGTAGAGGTAGAAGAGGGAGTATTTGAGATTCAGGCGGTGCGTGATTGA
- a CDS encoding restriction endonuclease subunit S, with product MSKLEKYSSYKDSGVEWLGEIPSEWETLSNKNIFKIKQKLVGKKSSEYDLLSLTLKGIIKRDMENPQGKFPAEFDTYQEVKEGDFIFCLFDVEETPRTVGLSSFDGMITGAYTVMTTENIDKNYLYYFYLNLDSSKRFKPLYRGLRNTIPKDSFFSFKTFIPPKNEQIKIASFLDEKTAQIDEVIGQKQKLIELLKERKQIVINDAVTKGLDKTVEFVDSGVEWIGEIPKHWEISKLGTSLTPISIKNRADLPLLSVTREQGVILRDVDDKESNHNFIPDDLSGYKMVEKGQFAMNKMKAWQGSYGISDYTGIVSPAYFIFELNGVEPTFFHKAIRSSVYVPFFIKASDGVRIGQWDLSKSRMKEIPFYIPPKDEQLQIVEYIETQTTKIDKSIELQQNYISKLKEYKASLIDSVVTGKVRVA from the coding sequence ATGAGTAAACTAGAAAAATATTCATCTTATAAAGATAGTGGTGTTGAGTGGTTAGGGGAGATTCCTAGTGAGTGGGAAACTTTATCAAACAAAAACATTTTTAAAATTAAACAAAAACTTGTTGGTAAAAAATCAAGTGAATATGATTTATTATCATTAACATTAAAAGGTATTATTAAAAGAGATATGGAAAATCCACAAGGTAAATTTCCTGCTGAATTTGATACTTATCAAGAAGTTAAAGAGGGTGATTTCATATTTTGTTTATTTGATGTTGAAGAAACGCCTAGAACAGTTGGTTTATCTTCATTTGATGGAATGATAACTGGTGCATATACAGTTATGACAACTGAAAATATAGATAAAAATTATTTATATTATTTTTATCTTAACTTAGATTCTAGCAAACGATTTAAACCTTTGTACAGAGGATTGAGAAATACTATACCTAAAGATAGTTTTTTTAGTTTTAAAACATTTATTCCACCTAAAAATGAACAAATAAAAATAGCCTCTTTTCTTGATGAAAAAACAGCTCAAATTGATGAAGTTATTGGCCAAAAACAAAAACTAATCGAACTTTTAAAAGAGCGAAAACAAATCGTTATTAATGATGCAGTAACTAAAGGTTTAGATAAAACCGTAGAGTTTGTAGATAGTGGTGTTGAATGGATTGGAGAGATACCAAAGCATTGGGAAATAAGTAAATTAGGAACAAGTCTAACGCCAATATCAATTAAAAATAGAGCCGATTTACCTCTTTTATCTGTTACTAGAGAACAAGGTGTAATATTGAGAGATGTAGATGATAAAGAATCTAATCATAATTTTATACCAGATGATTTAAGTGGTTATAAAATGGTTGAAAAAGGTCAATTTGCCATGAATAAAATGAAAGCTTGGCAAGGCTCTTACGGTATATCTGATTATACTGGTATAGTAAGTCCAGCTTATTTTATTTTTGAACTAAATGGAGTAGAACCAACTTTTTTTCATAAAGCTATACGAAGTAGTGTTTATGTGCCATTTTTCATAAAAGCTTCTGACGGTGTTAGAATTGGACAATGGGATTTATCAAAAAGTAGAATGAAAGAAATACCATTTTATATTCCACCAAAAGATGAACAACTCCAAATCGTAGAATATATTGAAACCCAAACAACAAAAATTGATAAATCCATAGAGTTACAACAAAACTATATATCAAAACTCAAAGAGTATAAAGCATCGCTTATTGATAGTGTGGTAACTGGGAAAGTGAGGGTGGCATGA